In a single window of the Nodularia spumigena CCY9414 genome:
- a CDS encoding DUF924 family protein, with the protein MLQAKTILEFWFGHPDAPDYGKPKADWFRETAEFDRQIRNQFLPDYQKAAAGYLDDWIDSAETCLALILLLDQFPRNMFRDTPEAFATDWEALSAAQHAVVQGYDYQFLPVQRWFIYLPFEHSENLTHQRQCVKLFQQLSHDRDSAKAIEQSLIHLAIIERFGRFPHRNSILGRNSTASEKKFLQQPSSWF; encoded by the coding sequence ATGTTACAGGCAAAAACTATTTTGGAATTTTGGTTTGGTCATCCAGATGCACCTGATTATGGCAAACCAAAGGCTGATTGGTTTAGGGAAACAGCCGAATTTGATCGGCAAATCCGCAATCAGTTCCTCCCAGATTACCAAAAAGCAGCAGCAGGATATTTAGACGACTGGATTGATTCAGCCGAAACCTGTTTAGCACTGATTCTACTATTGGATCAGTTTCCCCGAAATATGTTTCGTGATACCCCTGAAGCCTTTGCAACTGACTGGGAAGCACTTTCCGCCGCCCAACACGCAGTTGTACAAGGCTATGATTACCAATTTTTGCCTGTACAACGCTGGTTTATTTATTTACCTTTTGAACACAGTGAAAACCTTACACATCAGCGTCAGTGTGTCAAGCTATTTCAGCAATTGAGTCACGATCGTGATAGTGCGAAAGCCATTGAACAGTCATTGATTCATCTGGCAATAATTGAGCGGTTTGGGCGTTTTCCTCATCGCAATAGCATTTTGGGACGTAATTCCACTGCATCGGAAAAAAAGTTTTTACAGCAACCAAGTTCATGGTTTTAG
- a CDS encoding SRPBCC family protein, protein MSASSYISDSMIRGLNMPWSQDKQSSLMQGEILLQTQSHTGCGGSVTACMYLPLLRSQVWQQLTDYPRWVQYFPDLTKSQVLSQGEVKRLYQAAQKSFLFLTAQVEIYLNVVELLGQQIQFRMEKGSFLDFTAILDLKDLGNGTLLAYQVKATPNIPIPAIFIQQAMNFELPANMRKMRQVLCKVQ, encoded by the coding sequence ATGTCTGCGTCTTCTTATATCTCAGACTCGATGATTAGAGGTTTGAATATGCCTTGGAGTCAAGACAAGCAATCGTCGCTGATGCAGGGTGAAATTTTATTGCAAACGCAATCGCACACAGGTTGCGGTGGATCTGTTACCGCCTGTATGTATTTACCGCTATTGCGATCGCAGGTATGGCAACAATTAACTGATTACCCTCGCTGGGTACAATATTTTCCTGATCTTACCAAAAGCCAAGTTCTGTCCCAAGGAGAAGTGAAAAGACTGTATCAAGCAGCACAGAAAAGCTTTTTATTTTTGACGGCGCAAGTCGAAATTTATCTAAATGTCGTAGAGTTACTAGGGCAACAAATTCAGTTCCGCATGGAAAAAGGGAGTTTTCTGGATTTTACAGCCATATTAGATTTAAAAGATTTGGGCAATGGTACTTTGTTAGCATATCAAGTAAAAGCTACGCCTAATATCCCCATCCCGGCAATTTTCATTCAACAAGCCATGAATTTTGAATTGCCTGCAAATATGCGTAAAATGCGACAAGTTTTATGTAAGGTTCAATAA
- the rd gene encoding rubredoxin: MEEYVCTVCGYEYDPEIGDPDSGIAPGTPFKDIPEDWVCPVCGATKDLFEPLVPQGGS, from the coding sequence ATGGAAGAGTATGTATGTACTGTTTGCGGATACGAATATGACCCCGAAATCGGCGATCCTGATAGCGGTATAGCCCCCGGAACACCCTTTAAAGATATCCCAGAGGATTGGGTGTGTCCAGTTTGCGGCGCGACCAAAGATTTATTTGAACCGCTAGTACCGCAGGGCGGAAGTTAA
- a CDS encoding NAD(P)/FAD-dependent oxidoreductase: protein MLPLNIVVVGGGAAGFFGAIACAKVNPHAHVTLLEASRQPLAKVLISGGGRCNVTHACFEPARLVQNYPRGGKALRGAFTRFQAEDTVAWFTDQGVRLKTEADGRMFPITDNSETIVECLIKATAKFGVELRLGTPVVSAKKVHPAAGFEILLKSGETQKCDRLLLATGSNPVGYKIAREFGHHIEPPVPSLFTFNIPDPKLRSLAGVSVPTVQLRLAGTGKPPLEQTGPLLITHWGMSGPAVLKLSAWGARFLHDNRYQATLLVNWLPDFNQEQVRQKILAVKTEWGQKAIALHRGIDLAHRLWQYIVDRAGITTEDRWAEISKTKLNQLVQELTQGEYLIKGKGVFKEEFVTCGGVNLKEINFKTMESKLIPGLYFAGEILDIDGITGGFNFQSAWTTSYLAGNAMGTSD from the coding sequence TTGTTGCCGTTAAATATTGTAGTTGTTGGGGGTGGTGCTGCCGGATTTTTCGGCGCGATCGCTTGTGCTAAAGTTAATCCTCACGCCCACGTCACGTTACTCGAAGCTAGTCGTCAACCACTGGCGAAAGTTCTGATTTCCGGGGGAGGACGTTGTAATGTAACTCATGCTTGCTTTGAACCAGCCCGATTAGTCCAAAATTACCCCAGAGGTGGAAAAGCTCTCAGAGGTGCTTTCACCCGCTTTCAAGCTGAAGATACAGTAGCTTGGTTTACAGACCAAGGTGTACGTCTGAAAACCGAAGCCGATGGGCGAATGTTTCCCATTACAGATAATTCCGAAACCATTGTGGAATGTCTGATTAAAGCTACAGCCAAATTTGGGGTAGAATTACGCCTGGGGACACCAGTAGTTTCCGCAAAAAAAGTTCACCCAGCAGCAGGATTTGAAATTCTGTTGAAATCGGGAGAAACTCAAAAGTGCGATCGCCTACTATTAGCAACAGGAAGCAACCCTGTAGGCTATAAAATCGCCAGGGAATTTGGTCATCACATTGAACCCCCTGTACCTTCACTATTTACCTTTAATATTCCTGACCCCAAACTCAGGTCATTGGCTGGCGTGAGTGTTCCGACTGTGCAATTACGGTTAGCTGGTACAGGAAAACCCCCACTAGAACAAACAGGGCCATTGTTAATTACCCACTGGGGGATGAGTGGACCGGCTGTCCTCAAACTTTCGGCTTGGGGTGCGAGATTTCTGCACGACAACCGCTATCAAGCTACATTATTAGTCAATTGGCTACCTGATTTCAACCAAGAACAAGTGCGGCAAAAAATCTTAGCAGTTAAGACAGAATGGGGACAAAAGGCGATCGCCTTACATCGTGGTATTGACCTAGCCCATCGCCTCTGGCAATATATTGTAGACCGTGCAGGTATTACCACAGAAGACCGTTGGGCAGAAATATCCAAAACCAAATTAAATCAGCTAGTGCAAGAACTGACACAGGGAGAATATTTAATCAAAGGGAAGGGAGTTTTTAAAGAGGAATTTGTCACCTGTGGCGGTGTCAACCTGAAAGAAATCAATTTTAAGACAATGGAAAGTAAATTAATTCCTGGTCTTTACTTTGCCGGAGAAATTTTAGATATTGATGGGATTACCGGTGGTTTTAACTTCCAAAGTGCTTGGACGACTTCATATTTAGCTGGTAATGCAATGGGAACTAGCGACTAA
- a CDS encoding 2-hydroxyacid dehydrogenase, with amino-acid sequence MKIAVFSTKSYDRQFLEAANSSPQHELVFFEPRLNRNTAILAAGFPAVCVFVHDLVDAPTLKILASGGTRLIALRCAGFNNVDLQAAADLGIKVVRVPAYSPYGVAEHAVGLILSLNRKIHHAYNRVRESNFSLSGLLGFNLNGRTVGIIGTGRIGLILGQIMKGFGCNILAYDVYRNAELEKLGGKYVELPELFANSDIISLHCPLMPETHHLINAESIAQMKPRVMLINTSRGALIDTQAVIDGLKSHKIGFLGVDVYEQESELFFEDLSGEIIQDDVFLRLTTFPNVLITGHQAFFTEEALYNIAETTFANIADIEQGRACANEISYQPEIPAKAQVS; translated from the coding sequence ATGAAAATAGCAGTCTTCAGTACAAAGTCCTATGATCGACAGTTTTTAGAGGCTGCAAATTCTTCCCCCCAACATGAGTTGGTTTTTTTTGAACCCCGCTTAAATCGGAATACTGCCATTTTAGCGGCTGGATTTCCGGCTGTTTGCGTATTTGTGCATGATTTGGTTGATGCGCCAACTTTAAAAATTCTCGCTTCCGGGGGAACTCGCCTCATTGCCCTTCGGTGTGCCGGATTTAACAATGTAGACTTACAGGCCGCAGCAGATTTGGGGATAAAAGTTGTCCGTGTTCCTGCTTATTCACCCTATGGAGTCGCAGAACACGCCGTTGGTTTGATTTTAAGCCTCAATCGCAAAATTCATCATGCCTATAACCGTGTCCGGGAAAGTAACTTTTCTCTCTCAGGACTGTTAGGATTTAACTTGAATGGTCGCACAGTCGGGATTATTGGTACCGGCAGAATCGGTCTGATTTTGGGACAAATTATGAAAGGTTTTGGCTGCAATATACTCGCTTATGATGTATATCGCAACGCCGAACTAGAGAAACTGGGTGGGAAGTATGTAGAGTTGCCAGAGTTATTTGCGAACTCTGATATCATTTCCTTACATTGTCCCCTCATGCCTGAAACTCATCACTTGATCAATGCTGAGTCCATAGCCCAAATGAAGCCCAGAGTTATGTTAATTAATACCAGTCGAGGAGCGCTGATTGATACTCAAGCAGTCATTGACGGTCTAAAGTCACACAAAATAGGCTTTTTGGGTGTGGATGTCTACGAACAAGAATCAGAATTGTTTTTTGAGGATTTGTCCGGCGAAATCATTCAAGATGATGTTTTTCTACGCTTGACAACATTTCCCAATGTATTGATTACTGGACATCAAGCCTTTTTTACAGAAGAAGCTCTCTACAATATTGCCGAAACAACTTTTGCTAATATTGCTGATATTGAACAGGGTCGTGCTTGTGCGAATGAGATCAGTTATCAACCAGAAATCCCCGCTAAGGCGCAGGTTAGCTAA
- a CDS encoding serine/threonine protein kinase → MSHITKSAVHCINPDCQRPYPQPWGNKFCNSCGALLQMLNRYVPLQPLGSGGFAQIYTVWDEKTQTEKVLKVLVEHSPKALELFTQEAEVLIKLRHPGVPRVESDGYFEVNLPTPKPRQLACLVMEKINGLTLEEKLKDYPQGCPEKSVLNWFSQAVKILQELHKRQIIHRDIKPSNLMLRTPSSTTPPTPGSNQEELVLIDFGGVKQFNTAKLRRESSSTKLYSSGYSPPEQMTGGNVGPAADFYALGRTMIELLTGKYPPELGDPQTGVLHWRNQVNVNPKLADLLDEMVLEDVRSRPVNAIIIQKRLTKIIRTSSQPGLFSRIKNSVQQATTEVSRQFTLLIQAIEQGFNNLTTAIGKTVLFIAVTIFQVLQACWATIWAMLLTGFGACVGTIIGYIVAARTVVGEQISEYIFRQLPELVSDTQPVMTTEIIVFVGAGLGTAWGLTISGCFGQRRRFLVASLMGMISYGLSWLVLQITTQDSGEGLLGVILVAVFLLTLSIGFRSHHIVHAVVAALGTVIIFAMLIIFGFPTTVFQVSGQPLWLELYLPMVFFSLVSLLMSFWLGVSYYLIVPGLRFLGWR, encoded by the coding sequence GTGTCTCACATCACTAAAAGTGCGGTTCACTGCATAAATCCTGATTGTCAACGACCTTATCCTCAACCCTGGGGAAACAAGTTTTGTAACAGCTGTGGCGCACTGCTACAGATGTTAAATCGTTATGTCCCTCTCCAGCCCTTGGGTTCGGGAGGATTTGCCCAAATTTACACGGTTTGGGATGAAAAAACCCAGACAGAGAAAGTCCTGAAAGTTTTGGTGGAACATTCACCAAAAGCACTGGAATTGTTCACACAAGAAGCTGAGGTTTTAATTAAATTGCGCCATCCGGGTGTTCCCAGGGTGGAATCTGATGGTTATTTTGAAGTTAATTTACCCACTCCTAAACCACGTCAATTAGCTTGTCTGGTGATGGAAAAAATTAACGGGCTGACTTTGGAGGAGAAACTCAAGGATTATCCTCAAGGATGTCCAGAGAAATCCGTGTTAAATTGGTTTTCTCAGGCTGTAAAAATTTTACAAGAATTGCACAAACGCCAGATTATTCACCGGGACATCAAACCTTCTAATTTGATGTTGCGAACTCCCTCTTCAACTACACCCCCGACTCCAGGGAGTAATCAGGAAGAACTGGTATTAATTGATTTTGGTGGGGTGAAACAATTTAACACCGCTAAACTGCGTCGAGAGTCTAGTTCAACTAAGTTATATTCTTCTGGTTACAGTCCCCCAGAACAGATGACTGGCGGTAATGTGGGACCGGCGGCTGATTTTTATGCTCTCGGTCGGACGATGATTGAATTACTTACGGGTAAATATCCGCCAGAGTTGGGAGATCCGCAAACTGGGGTTCTGCACTGGCGAAATCAGGTAAACGTTAACCCGAAACTGGCAGATTTACTAGATGAAATGGTACTTGAAGATGTGCGATCGCGTCCGGTAAATGCCATAATTATTCAAAAACGCTTAACTAAGATTATCCGCACATCTTCCCAGCCTGGGTTATTTTCCCGCATAAAAAACTCTGTTCAGCAAGCAACAACAGAGGTTTCCCGTCAATTTACACTATTAATACAAGCTATTGAGCAAGGATTCAACAATCTCACCACAGCTATAGGTAAAACGGTTCTGTTTATAGCTGTGACAATTTTCCAAGTTTTACAAGCTTGTTGGGCGACAATTTGGGCAATGCTACTAACTGGGTTTGGTGCTTGTGTTGGTACGATTATCGGTTATATTGTAGCCGCTCGAACAGTTGTAGGCGAACAAATTTCCGAATATATTTTTCGTCAGCTACCGGAATTAGTCAGCGATACTCAACCTGTGATGACGACAGAAATTATTGTCTTTGTCGGCGCAGGGTTAGGAACTGCATGGGGACTGACAATATCCGGGTGTTTTGGTCAACGACGACGGTTTTTAGTAGCATCGCTCATGGGTATGATCAGTTATGGGTTGAGCTGGTTAGTTTTGCAAATCACAACCCAAGATAGCGGTGAAGGACTATTGGGAGTAATTTTAGTTGCAGTTTTTTTGTTGACGTTGAGTATAGGTTTTCGCAGTCATCACATAGTTCATGCTGTGGTTGCTGCATTGGGGACGGTAATTATCTTCGCAATGTTAATTATATTTGGCTTTCCCACTACTGTGTTTCAAGTTTCTGGTCAGCCCCTCTGGTTAGAATTATACCTGCCCATGGTATTTTTTAGTTTGGTGAGTCTGTTGATGAGCTTTTGGTTAGGGGTGAGTTATTACCTAATTGTGCCTGGGTTACGCTTTTTGGGATGGCGTTAA
- a CDS encoding M20 family metallopeptidase, producing MLTRIKDSATKLAPRLIEIRRHIHSHPELSGQEYQTSAFVAGVLSSSGLHVQEGIGKTGVIGELQNTGTDERVLAIRTDMDALPIQERTKLEYASHTEGVMHACGHDVHTTVGLGTAMVLSEMAEELGGKVRFLFQPAEEIAQGASWMVNDGAMTNVSAVLGVHVFPSIPAGSIGIRYGALTAAADDLEIIITGESGHGARPHEAIDAIWIASQVITALQQAISRTQNPLRPVVLSIGKITGGRAPNVIADHVQLLGTVRSLHPETRTQLPNWIENIVANVCHSFGARYQVNYRQGVPSVQNDYAMTQLLQSSAEEAWSCDRVQVLPEPSLGAEDFSVYLEHAPGSMFRLGVGYKDRIINHPLHHPEFEVDESAIITGVVTMAYAAYKYYQ from the coding sequence ATGCTAACCCGTATTAAAGACTCAGCCACAAAATTAGCGCCCCGCTTAATTGAAATTCGCCGCCATATCCACTCTCACCCAGAACTAAGCGGTCAGGAATACCAAACATCTGCCTTTGTGGCTGGTGTGTTGTCTTCCAGTGGCCTGCACGTACAAGAGGGGATTGGTAAAACTGGGGTGATTGGAGAATTGCAAAATACTGGCACTGATGAGCGTGTATTGGCAATTCGCACTGATATGGATGCTTTGCCGATTCAAGAACGGACAAAGTTAGAATATGCTTCTCATACAGAAGGTGTGATGCACGCTTGTGGTCATGATGTTCACACTACTGTGGGCTTAGGAACAGCAATGGTGTTGTCCGAAATGGCGGAAGAATTGGGCGGTAAGGTGCGGTTTTTATTTCAACCAGCTGAGGAAATTGCTCAGGGAGCAAGCTGGATGGTAAATGATGGGGCGATGACAAATGTCTCGGCGGTATTAGGGGTTCATGTTTTCCCTTCTATCCCCGCAGGTTCTATTGGTATTCGTTACGGTGCATTAACTGCGGCGGCTGATGATTTAGAGATTATCATTACTGGAGAATCTGGCCATGGGGCGCGTCCTCATGAAGCGATTGATGCAATTTGGATTGCTTCACAAGTGATTACGGCTTTACAACAGGCTATTAGCCGGACACAGAATCCTTTGCGTCCTGTGGTGTTGAGTATTGGGAAGATTACTGGTGGTCGAGCGCCAAATGTGATTGCGGATCATGTACAGTTGTTGGGAACAGTGCGATCGCTTCATCCGGAAACTCGGACTCAACTCCCCAACTGGATTGAAAATATTGTAGCTAATGTCTGCCATTCTTTCGGGGCGCGTTATCAAGTTAATTATCGCCAAGGTGTACCGAGTGTGCAGAATGACTATGCTATGACTCAATTGTTACAATCATCGGCGGAAGAAGCTTGGAGTTGCGATCGCGTCCAAGTCTTACCTGAACCTTCTCTAGGTGCTGAAGACTTCTCTGTTTATTTAGAACACGCCCCCGGTTCCATGTTTCGCTTAGGTGTAGGCTACAAAGATAGAATTATTAATCACCCATTACACCATCCCGAATTTGAAGTCGATGAATCTGCCATTATCACCGGGGTTGTAACTATGGCTTACGCCGCTTATAAATATTACCAATAG
- a CDS encoding hemerythrin domain-containing protein — MVTTLDDTKRNAIAMKLADMKLIQQLLIENEQLFLRESTDAEISDRLRKMLEDDQKNQGVLETTIVQYGIQKEPAQMVEEMCNTIRQLMQGSQLSFYEKIFKHELLKHQQVMSGVVIHKAAQKVGADVMAAISPLNTVNFENRAHQEQLKGILEVLGVRELTGQDADHGIWGRVQDAIAAFSGAVGSAVTQTSDKKDMNIQDVIRMDHNKVNILFTELLQSNDPQKIQEYFGQIYKDLTAHAEAEEEVVYPRVRSFYGESDTQELYDEQAQMKRWLEEIRAINPSASEFKDRVRNLMDLVGDHIRQEESKMFAAIRNNLSTEQTEQLATQFKAAKSRIQERLGGTKTGANV; from the coding sequence ATGGTAACCACATTAGATGATACAAAACGCAATGCTATTGCGATGAAATTGGCAGACATGAAATTAATTCAACAGTTGCTGATCGAAAATGAGCAACTGTTTTTGAGAGAATCAACTGATGCTGAAATATCTGATCGCCTGCGGAAAATGCTAGAAGATGACCAGAAAAATCAAGGCGTTCTGGAAACTACAATTGTGCAGTATGGTATCCAAAAAGAACCAGCACAAATGGTTGAAGAAATGTGCAATACAATCCGCCAATTAATGCAAGGATCCCAATTGAGTTTCTATGAAAAAATATTTAAGCATGAATTGTTAAAACATCAACAAGTAATGTCTGGTGTGGTAATTCACAAAGCGGCTCAAAAAGTTGGTGCTGACGTAATGGCCGCAATTAGTCCTTTAAATACCGTTAACTTTGAAAACCGCGCTCACCAAGAGCAACTCAAAGGTATTCTAGAAGTTTTGGGTGTGCGTGAACTGACTGGACAAGATGCAGATCACGGGATTTGGGGACGAGTTCAAGATGCGATCGCTGCTTTTAGTGGCGCAGTAGGTAGCGCTGTTACCCAAACCAGCGATAAAAAAGATATGAATATCCAGGATGTGATTCGTATGGATCACAATAAGGTGAACATCCTGTTTACAGAATTACTACAAAGCAACGATCCGCAAAAGATCCAAGAATATTTCGGTCAAATCTACAAAGATTTAACAGCTCATGCTGAAGCTGAAGAGGAAGTCGTCTATCCCAGAGTACGTTCTTTCTATGGTGAGAGCGACACCCAAGAACTTTATGACGAACAAGCCCAAATGAAACGATGGTTAGAAGAAATCCGCGCGATTAATCCCTCAGCTTCTGAGTTTAAAGATAGAGTCAGAAATTTGATGGATCTTGTCGGCGATCATATTCGTCAAGAAGAAAGCAAAATGTTTGCTGCTATTCGCAATAACTTGAGTACTGAACAAACTGAACAACTAGCGACTCAATTTAAAGCCGCTAAGAGCAGAATTCAAGAAAGATTGGGCGGTACTAAAACCGGAGCGAATGTTTAG
- a CDS encoding glutathione S-transferase family protein codes for MKNQKLYDFLPSGNSYKIRLLLTQMGMPFERIDVNILKGETRTPEFLSKNPNGKIPVLEVNTGQYLAESNAILVYLSEGTEFLPYDRFLRAKVLQWLFFEQYSHEPFIATSRFWISILGKAEEYRTAIEQKHEPGYAALRVMEHHLMTHEFFVSERYTIADIALFAYTHVADEGGFDLTKFPAIQAWIERVKSQPRYIKITQDKNFAE; via the coding sequence ATGAAAAATCAGAAATTGTATGATTTCTTACCATCAGGCAATAGTTACAAGATCCGGCTTTTATTGACACAAATGGGTATGCCTTTTGAGAGAATAGACGTTAATATTTTGAAAGGAGAAACTCGCACACCAGAGTTTTTAAGTAAGAATCCTAACGGTAAAATACCAGTTTTGGAAGTTAACACTGGGCAATATTTGGCAGAATCAAATGCCATATTAGTTTATTTGAGTGAAGGCACAGAATTTTTACCATATGATCGCTTTTTAAGAGCGAAAGTATTGCAATGGTTATTTTTTGAACAATATAGCCATGAACCTTTTATCGCTACATCAAGATTTTGGATTTCTATTTTAGGTAAAGCTGAGGAATATCGCACAGCTATTGAGCAAAAACATGAACCTGGTTATGCAGCACTCAGAGTTATGGAACATCATTTAATGACTCACGAATTTTTTGTCAGTGAGCGTTATACAATTGCTGACATTGCCTTATTTGCCTATACTCATGTGGCTGATGAAGGTGGGTTTGATTTGACAAAATTTCCTGCTATCCAAGCTTGGATAGAACGAGTCAAATCTCAGCCTAGATATATAAAGATTACACAAGATAAAAATTTTGCTGAATAA
- a CDS encoding SOS response-associated peptidase — protein sequence MCGRFTLNQSLAALAQFFGVDGQIPNLAAQYNIAPTQRVATVLNNPETNQREFKQLRWGLIPAWAKDPGMGVKLINARAETVAQKPAFRSAFWYRRCLVLADGFYEWKRQNGKKQPFYFRLSDGQPFGFAGLWEKWQPPQGKPDCEEIISCTILTTAANELVQPIHDRMPVIVSPQDYDLWLNSQMPTPERLQQLLCPYPDQVMTGYPVSSLVNNSRHNSSECIIPLVGENSLPENIF from the coding sequence ATGTGTGGAAGATTTACTTTAAATCAGTCATTAGCGGCGTTAGCCCAATTTTTCGGTGTAGATGGTCAAATTCCAAATTTAGCTGCTCAATATAACATTGCACCTACGCAAAGGGTAGCAACAGTGTTAAATAATCCTGAAACTAATCAGCGTGAATTTAAACAGTTACGTTGGGGGTTGATACCCGCGTGGGCGAAAGATCCAGGAATGGGTGTGAAGCTAATCAATGCTAGAGCCGAAACAGTCGCCCAAAAACCAGCTTTTCGGTCTGCATTCTGGTATCGGCGTTGTTTAGTGCTAGCTGATGGTTTTTATGAGTGGAAACGACAAAATGGTAAAAAACAGCCGTTTTACTTTCGTCTTTCGGATGGACAGCCCTTCGGCTTTGCGGGGTTGTGGGAAAAATGGCAACCTCCACAAGGAAAGCCTGACTGCGAAGAAATTATATCTTGTACAATTTTAACAACGGCAGCTAATGAATTAGTCCAACCAATTCATGATCGAATGCCTGTGATTGTCTCTCCACAAGATTACGATTTGTGGTTAAATTCCCAAATGCCAACACCAGAGCGACTACAGCAGCTATTGTGTCCATATCCCGATCAAGTTATGACTGGCTATCCAGTTAGTAGCTTGGTGAACAACTCGCGACACAATAGTTCTGAATGTATTATCCCTTTGGTTGGGGAAAATTCACTGCCTGAGAATATCTTTTAA
- a CDS encoding photosystem I assembly protein Ycf3, which translates to MPRTQKNDNFVDKSFTVMADLILKLLPANKKAKEAFVYYRDGMSAQAEGEYAEALDYYEEALTLEEDSYDRSYIHYNMGLIYASNGDHDTALKMYHQAIEINPRLPQALNNIAVIYHYQGEKAKESGDNDAGEALFDQAADYWIRAIRMAPNNYIEAQNWLKTTGRMQIDIFF; encoded by the coding sequence ATGCCAAGAACCCAAAAAAACGATAATTTTGTTGACAAATCCTTTACAGTGATGGCGGATCTGATCCTGAAACTTCTCCCAGCCAACAAAAAAGCTAAAGAAGCATTTGTGTATTATCGCGATGGGATGTCAGCGCAGGCGGAAGGCGAATATGCCGAAGCCTTAGACTATTACGAAGAAGCGCTGACTCTAGAAGAAGACAGCTACGATCGCAGTTATATTCACTATAATATGGGGCTAATCTATGCCAGTAATGGTGATCACGATACAGCTTTAAAAATGTATCACCAAGCCATTGAAATCAACCCACGTTTACCCCAAGCCTTGAATAACATCGCTGTAATTTACCATTATCAAGGCGAAAAGGCGAAAGAATCCGGCGATAATGACGCTGGTGAAGCCCTGTTTGATCAAGCAGCAGATTATTGGATTAGAGCTATTCGCATGGCTCCCAATAACTACATTGAAGCCCAAAACTGGCTAAAAACCACTGGACGGATGCAAATTGACATATTCTTTTAA
- the gatC gene encoding Asp-tRNA(Asn)/Glu-tRNA(Gln) amidotransferase subunit GatC, translating into MIDREQVHKVALLARLELTPEEEQQFTTQLGSILDYIEQLNEVDVSDVPPTTRAIDVSNVTRKDELQPYPEREAILNGAPEQEGEFFKVPKIMNTND; encoded by the coding sequence ATGATTGACAGGGAACAAGTTCACAAAGTAGCTCTTCTGGCTCGTTTAGAATTAACACCAGAAGAAGAGCAGCAATTTACTACCCAACTGGGAAGTATTTTGGATTATATCGAACAGTTGAATGAAGTAGATGTCAGTGATGTACCCCCGACAACACGAGCAATTGATGTGAGTAATGTGACTCGAAAAGATGAGTTACAACCATATCCTGAGCGAGAAGCTATTCTCAATGGTGCGCCTGAACAAGAAGGCGAATTTTTCAAAGTACCAAAAATTATGAATACCAATGATTAG